The proteins below come from a single Esox lucius isolate fEsoLuc1 chromosome 7, fEsoLuc1.pri, whole genome shotgun sequence genomic window:
- the puraa gene encoding purine-rich element binding protein Aa isoform X1, with protein sequence MLHRRSRESGGVAGWLWGCSRQREKAGSIMADRDSGSEQGGAATGPGVGSMHPVTGGAGSASGLQHETQELASKRVDIQNKRFYLDVKQNAKGRFLKIAEVGAGGNKSRLTLSMSVAVEFRDYLGDFIEHYAQLGPSNPDIAQDEPRRALKSEFLVRENRKYYMDLKENQRGRFLRIRQTVNRGPGLGSTQGQTIALPAQGLIEFRDALAKLIDDYGVDDEPAELPEGTSLTVDNKRFFFDVGSNKYGVFMRVSEVKPTYRNSITVPYKVWSKFGNTFCKYAEEMKKIQEKQREKRACEMQQPEEMHADDADED encoded by the exons ATGCTGCACCGTAG ATCTCGCGAGAGTGGTGgcgtggctggctggctgtgggGTTGCAgtagacagagggagaaggcaGGCAGCATCATGGCGGACAGAGACAGTGGAAGTGAGCAGGGAGGAGCAGCCACGGGCCCGGGCGTCGGTTCCATGCACCCAGTGACAGGAGGGGCGGGCTCGGCTTCCGGGCTGCAGCACGAGACGCAAGAGCTAGCGTCGAAACGGGttgacattcaaaacaaacgTTTCTACCTGGACGTAAAGCAGAACGCAAAAGGCCGCTTCTTAAAGATAGCCGAAGTCGGGGCCGGGGGAAACAAGAGCCGCCTCACTCTCTCCATGTCAGTGGCAGTCGAGTTCCGAGACTACTTAGGGGACTTCATCGAACATTATGCTCAATTAGGTCCTAGCAATCCTGACATCGCACAGGATGAGCCGAGGCGAGCACTTAAAAGCGAATTCTTGGTCAGGGAGAATCGGAAGTACTACATGGATCTGAAAGAGAACCAGAGAGGCCGGTTTCTGAGGATTCGACAGACCGTGAACCGGGGGCCCGGTTTGGGATCCACGCAAGGCCAGACGATTGCTCTGCCAGCCCAGGGACTTATTGAGTTTCGTGACGCTTTAGCTAAACTCATTGACGACTACGGAGTAGATGACGAACCTGCGGAGTTGCCCGAGGGGACCTCCTTGACAGTGGACAACAAACGCTTTTTCTTCGACGTGGGCTCCAATAAATACGGAGTTTTCATGAGGGTAAGCGAGGTAAAGCCAACATACCGCAACTCTATCACGGTGCCCTACAAAGTGTGGTCCAAATTTGGGAATACGTTCTGTAAATACGCGGAGGAAATGAAGAAGATCCAGGAGAAACAGCGGGAGAAAAGGGCATGTGAGATGCAGCAACCAGAGGAGATGCATGCTGATGATGCAGACGAGGATTGA
- the puraa gene encoding purine-rich element binding protein Aa isoform X2: MADRDSGSEQGGAATGPGVGSMHPVTGGAGSASGLQHETQELASKRVDIQNKRFYLDVKQNAKGRFLKIAEVGAGGNKSRLTLSMSVAVEFRDYLGDFIEHYAQLGPSNPDIAQDEPRRALKSEFLVRENRKYYMDLKENQRGRFLRIRQTVNRGPGLGSTQGQTIALPAQGLIEFRDALAKLIDDYGVDDEPAELPEGTSLTVDNKRFFFDVGSNKYGVFMRVSEVKPTYRNSITVPYKVWSKFGNTFCKYAEEMKKIQEKQREKRACEMQQPEEMHADDADED, from the coding sequence ATGGCGGACAGAGACAGTGGAAGTGAGCAGGGAGGAGCAGCCACGGGCCCGGGCGTCGGTTCCATGCACCCAGTGACAGGAGGGGCGGGCTCGGCTTCCGGGCTGCAGCACGAGACGCAAGAGCTAGCGTCGAAACGGGttgacattcaaaacaaacgTTTCTACCTGGACGTAAAGCAGAACGCAAAAGGCCGCTTCTTAAAGATAGCCGAAGTCGGGGCCGGGGGAAACAAGAGCCGCCTCACTCTCTCCATGTCAGTGGCAGTCGAGTTCCGAGACTACTTAGGGGACTTCATCGAACATTATGCTCAATTAGGTCCTAGCAATCCTGACATCGCACAGGATGAGCCGAGGCGAGCACTTAAAAGCGAATTCTTGGTCAGGGAGAATCGGAAGTACTACATGGATCTGAAAGAGAACCAGAGAGGCCGGTTTCTGAGGATTCGACAGACCGTGAACCGGGGGCCCGGTTTGGGATCCACGCAAGGCCAGACGATTGCTCTGCCAGCCCAGGGACTTATTGAGTTTCGTGACGCTTTAGCTAAACTCATTGACGACTACGGAGTAGATGACGAACCTGCGGAGTTGCCCGAGGGGACCTCCTTGACAGTGGACAACAAACGCTTTTTCTTCGACGTGGGCTCCAATAAATACGGAGTTTTCATGAGGGTAAGCGAGGTAAAGCCAACATACCGCAACTCTATCACGGTGCCCTACAAAGTGTGGTCCAAATTTGGGAATACGTTCTGTAAATACGCGGAGGAAATGAAGAAGATCCAGGAGAAACAGCGGGAGAAAAGGGCATGTGAGATGCAGCAACCAGAGGAGATGCATGCTGATGATGCAGACGAGGATTGA